A stretch of Halichondria panicea chromosome 1, odHalPani1.1, whole genome shotgun sequence DNA encodes these proteins:
- the LOC135352041 gene encoding uncharacterized protein LOC135352041 isoform X1, whose product MIPKAILSATLLLFVMSHQSQGIQVGFGELDYSEVEGSGGVNVVIQKQNENFGPLSFILRTLPFSKVTQRPGDIVLPNPAEQGENGRRDFVETEKTIIIPPSAGAMDQTVFLEFINDDINEAPEGFFAVLEFNVSAEHDQRDLDDGIILIRQGVALIVIQDDDDIQLAFEKASFTVPEQDSDKNDLVSIVKVDGRITEQELSVVVQLTPASGGDGLAENGKDFQITELKTLTLSPEQQSVLVPFSVIDDGIAELAETFNIFLAVPEDTTVYTLSTPDSATITIKDDEDVRVGFVTTVVTGSESEPELDVCLSISNAFELFLVGRIVVEGNTATEFVDFNGLFGNSEVFLDNNSPEQCFTFSIIDDSVFEGNESFTITVVFPPEDNEGLDIDVDPSVITVVIIDDETPPRDPCDDCSPNADCIVSDNEGLSQCICRSGYRGDGKECENINECLEGTDNCDINADCTDTEGSYTCACKAGYEGNGFICRDIDECRLGTHNCDVNAICINLPGSFSCACRQGYTGNGFVCQDIDECRLGTHNCDVNAICINLPGSFSCACRQGYTGNGVVCQDIDECRLGTHNCDVNAICINLPGSFSCACRQGYTGNGVVCQDIDECRLGTHSCVVNAICINLPGSYSCVCRQGFTGNGFVLCQDINECLSGSTNFCDSNAICTNTIGSYRCNCRPGYTGNGFTCIDINECSRGLHNCDVNAFCTNLPGSFECNCRPGFEGDGVECTPLPTISIPVIPNECLDGTHDCDINAICTDTMSGFTCTCRTGYIGDGRVCVLPITIGNPICMEDLPSDDDDEDSSSSSSSSSSSSSSSSSSSSSSSSSSSSSSSSSSSGTTGTTGSRTKRSHSSSRRTKTRSRTGTGTSNTMAGAEDQPRQCTPIVTPPPVVCDNGSEGTSRSRSHSSRRTSKRRGRRSSRSRSQAAQCDNGGADDSSTGTSRSRSTKTGTKTTKGRG is encoded by the exons ATGATCCCTAAAGCAATTCTTTCTGCAACACTGTTGCTCTTCGTGATGTCACACCAAAGTcaag GTATCCAAGTGGGATTCGGTGAACTGGACTACAGTGAGGTGGAGGGATCAGGAGGCGTGAATGTGGTCATTCAGAAGCAAAACGAAAATTTTGGCCCTCTGTCTTTCATTCTCAGAACTCTGCCATTCAGCAAAGTTACTCAACGACCAGGAGATATTGTCCTACCCAATCCAGCAGAAC AAGGAGAGAATGGTCGAAGGGATTTTGTTGAAACAGAAAAAACGATTATAATTCCACCATCAGCTGGAGCAATGGACCAAACCGTCTTCCTGGAGTTTATTAATGACGATATTAACGAAGCTCCTGAAGGATTCTTTGCCGTGCTTGAGTTTAACGTATCAGCGGAGCATGATCAGAGAGACTTGGATGACGGTATCATCCTTATCAGACAGGGAGTGGCACTGATTGTCATACaagatgatgatg ATATCCAGCTGGCGTTTGAAAAGGCCAGCTTCACTGTCCCTGAGCAAGATAGTGATAAAAATGATCTTGTATCTATCGTGAAAGTAGATGGTCGAATTACTGAGCAAGAGTTGTCGGTCGTTGTACAGCTGACACCTGCATCGGGCGGAGATGGGTTGGCAGAAAATG GAAAGGACTTTCAAATAACTGAATTAAAGACTCTGACCTTATCTCCTGAGCAGCAGAGTGTGCTTGTGCCATTCTCTGTCATCGATGACGGCATAGCTGAACTCGCAGAGACATTCAATATATTTCTTGCCGTACCAGAAGACACTACAGTTTACACGTTGAGTACGCCGGACAGTGCTACAATAACTATCAAAGATGATGAAG ATGTACGGGTGGGCTTCGTGACCACAGTGGTAACCGGGTCAGAATCAGAGCCAGAGCTGGATGTTTGTTTGAGTATCAGCAATGCTTTTGAACTGTTTCTTGTCGGGAGGATCGTAGTGGAAGGAAACACTGCCACAG AGTTCGTGGATTTCAACGGACTATTTGGAAATTCTGAGGTTTTCCTAGACAATAATTCCCCGGAGCAGTGCTTTACCTTTAGCATTATTGATGACTCTGTGTTTGAGGGAAACGAGAGTTTCACCATCACAGTGGTATTTCCTCCGGAGGATAATGAAGGGCTCGACATTGATGTGGATCCTTCTGTCATCACTGTGGTCATTATCGACGACGAAACAC CACCCAGAGATCCGTGTGATGATTGCTCACCAAATGCTGACTGCATTGTCTCGGATAACGAAGGGTTGTCGCAATGCATTTGCAGGTCCGGATACAGGGGAGATGGAAAGGAGTGCGAGA ACATTAACGAGTGCCTGGAAGGGACTGACAACTGCGATATCAATGCTGATTGTACTGATACTGAAGGCAGCTACACATGTGCTTGCAAAGCAGGCTACGAGGGGAATGGATTCATATGTCGAG ACATTGATGAGTGCAGACTAGGAACACACAACTGTGACGTGAATGCTATATGCATCAACCTACCTGGCAGCTTCAGCTGCGCATGCAGACAAGGCTACACTGGAAATGGCTTCGTGTGTCAAG ACATTGATGAGTGCAGACTAGGAACACACAACTGTGACGTGAACGCAATATGCATCAACCTACCTGGCAGCTTCAGCTGCGCATGCAGACAAGGCTACACTGGAAATGGCGTCGTGTGTCAAg ACATTGATGAGTGCAGACTAGGAACACACAACTGTGACGTGAATGCAATATGCATCAACCTACCTGGCAGCTTCAGCTGCGCATGTAGACAAGGCTACACTGGAAATGGCGTCGTGTGTCAAg ACATTGATGAGTGCAGACTAGGAACACACAGTTGTGTCGTGAATGCTATATGCATCAACCTACCTGGCAGCTACAGCTGTGTATGCAGACAAGGCTTCACTGGAAACGGCTTCGTCTTGTGTCAAG ATATAAATGAGTGTCTAAGTGGATCAACCAATTTTTGTGATTCGAATGCAATCTGTACCAACACCATTGGTAGCTACAGATGTAACTGCAGACCTGGCTACACAGGAAATGGATTCACTTGTATCG ATATTAATGAATGTAGTAGAGGATTACACAACTGTGATGTGAACGCATTCTGTACAAATCTTCCCGGAAGCTTTGAGTGCAATTGTAGGCCTGGGTTTGAAGGGGATGGAGTCGAATGCACACCCCTACCCACAATCTCAATACCAG TTATACCAAATGAGTGCCTCGATGGGACTCACGACTGTGACATCAACGCCATCTGCACGGAcaccatgagtgggttcacaTGCACTTGCAGAACAGGCTACATTGGAGATGGAAGAGTTTGTGTATTACCTA TAACTATTGGCAACCCAATCTGTATGGAGGACCTCCCTAGTGATGATGACGATGAAGACAGCAGtagcagcagcagcagtagcagtagcagcagtagcagcagcagtagcagcagcagtagcagcagtagcagcagcagcagcagcagcagtagcagtagCAGTGGGACAACCGGGACAACCGGGAGTAGAACAAAGAGGAGTCATTCAAGCTCACGTAGAACCAAAACCAGATCTCGAACTGGAACAGGAACGAGTAACACTATGGCTGGAGCTGAAGATCAACCTCGACAATGTACACCCATTG tgacACCCCCACCTGTTGTATGTGACAATGGTAGCGAGGGAACATCTCGAAGTAGGTCTCACAGTAGTCGCAGAACAAGCAAGAGACGAGGCCGAAGAAGCAGCAGGTCTCGATCACAAGCAGCTCAGTGTG ACAATGGTGGTGCTGATGATTCAAGCACTGGAACGTCAAGATCTAGAAGTACGAAAACGGGAACTAAGACGACCAAGGGAAGGGGTTGA
- the LOC135352041 gene encoding uncharacterized protein LOC135352041 isoform X2 encodes MIPKAILSATLLLFVMSHQSQGIQVGFGELDYSEVEGSGGVNVVIQKQNENFGPLSFILRTLPFSKVTQRPGDIVLPNPAEQGENGRRDFVETEKTIIIPPSAGAMDQTVFLEFINDDINEAPEGFFAVLEFNVSAEHDQRDLDDGIILIRQGVALIVIQDDDDIQLAFEKASFTVPEQDSDKNDLVSIVKVDGRITEQELSVVVQLTPASGGDGLAENGKDFQITELKTLTLSPEQQSVLVPFSVIDDGIAELAETFNIFLAVPEDTTVYTLSTPDSATITIKDDEDVRVGFVTTVVTGSESEPELDVCLSISNAFELFLVGRIVVEGNTATEFVDFNGLFGNSEVFLDNNSPEQCFTFSIIDDSVFEGNESFTITVVFPPEDNEGLDIDVDPSVITVVIIDDETPPRDPCDDCSPNADCIVSDNEGLSQCICRSGYRGDGKECENINECLEGTDNCDINADCTDTEGSYTCACKAGYEGNGFICRDIDECRLGTHNCDVNAICINLPGSFSCACRQGYTGNGFVCQDIDECRLGTHNCDVNAICINLPGSFSCACRQGYTGNGVVCQDIDECRLGTHSCVVNAICINLPGSYSCVCRQGFTGNGFVLCQDINECLSGSTNFCDSNAICTNTIGSYRCNCRPGYTGNGFTCIDINECSRGLHNCDVNAFCTNLPGSFECNCRPGFEGDGVECTPLPTISIPVIPNECLDGTHDCDINAICTDTMSGFTCTCRTGYIGDGRVCVLPITIGNPICMEDLPSDDDDEDSSSSSSSSSSSSSSSSSSSSSSSSSSSSSSSSSSSGTTGTTGSRTKRSHSSSRRTKTRSRTGTGTSNTMAGAEDQPRQCTPIVTPPPVVCDNGSEGTSRSRSHSSRRTSKRRGRRSSRSRSQAAQCDNGGADDSSTGTSRSRSTKTGTKTTKGRG; translated from the exons ATGATCCCTAAAGCAATTCTTTCTGCAACACTGTTGCTCTTCGTGATGTCACACCAAAGTcaag GTATCCAAGTGGGATTCGGTGAACTGGACTACAGTGAGGTGGAGGGATCAGGAGGCGTGAATGTGGTCATTCAGAAGCAAAACGAAAATTTTGGCCCTCTGTCTTTCATTCTCAGAACTCTGCCATTCAGCAAAGTTACTCAACGACCAGGAGATATTGTCCTACCCAATCCAGCAGAAC AAGGAGAGAATGGTCGAAGGGATTTTGTTGAAACAGAAAAAACGATTATAATTCCACCATCAGCTGGAGCAATGGACCAAACCGTCTTCCTGGAGTTTATTAATGACGATATTAACGAAGCTCCTGAAGGATTCTTTGCCGTGCTTGAGTTTAACGTATCAGCGGAGCATGATCAGAGAGACTTGGATGACGGTATCATCCTTATCAGACAGGGAGTGGCACTGATTGTCATACaagatgatgatg ATATCCAGCTGGCGTTTGAAAAGGCCAGCTTCACTGTCCCTGAGCAAGATAGTGATAAAAATGATCTTGTATCTATCGTGAAAGTAGATGGTCGAATTACTGAGCAAGAGTTGTCGGTCGTTGTACAGCTGACACCTGCATCGGGCGGAGATGGGTTGGCAGAAAATG GAAAGGACTTTCAAATAACTGAATTAAAGACTCTGACCTTATCTCCTGAGCAGCAGAGTGTGCTTGTGCCATTCTCTGTCATCGATGACGGCATAGCTGAACTCGCAGAGACATTCAATATATTTCTTGCCGTACCAGAAGACACTACAGTTTACACGTTGAGTACGCCGGACAGTGCTACAATAACTATCAAAGATGATGAAG ATGTACGGGTGGGCTTCGTGACCACAGTGGTAACCGGGTCAGAATCAGAGCCAGAGCTGGATGTTTGTTTGAGTATCAGCAATGCTTTTGAACTGTTTCTTGTCGGGAGGATCGTAGTGGAAGGAAACACTGCCACAG AGTTCGTGGATTTCAACGGACTATTTGGAAATTCTGAGGTTTTCCTAGACAATAATTCCCCGGAGCAGTGCTTTACCTTTAGCATTATTGATGACTCTGTGTTTGAGGGAAACGAGAGTTTCACCATCACAGTGGTATTTCCTCCGGAGGATAATGAAGGGCTCGACATTGATGTGGATCCTTCTGTCATCACTGTGGTCATTATCGACGACGAAACAC CACCCAGAGATCCGTGTGATGATTGCTCACCAAATGCTGACTGCATTGTCTCGGATAACGAAGGGTTGTCGCAATGCATTTGCAGGTCCGGATACAGGGGAGATGGAAAGGAGTGCGAGA ACATTAACGAGTGCCTGGAAGGGACTGACAACTGCGATATCAATGCTGATTGTACTGATACTGAAGGCAGCTACACATGTGCTTGCAAAGCAGGCTACGAGGGGAATGGATTCATATGTCGAG ACATTGATGAGTGCAGACTAGGAACACACAACTGTGACGTGAATGCTATATGCATCAACCTACCTGGCAGCTTCAGCTGCGCATGCAGACAAGGCTACACTGGAAATGGCTTCGTGTGTCAAG ACATTGATGAGTGCAGACTAGGAACACACAACTGTGACGTGAATGCAATATGCATCAACCTACCTGGCAGCTTCAGCTGCGCATGTAGACAAGGCTACACTGGAAATGGCGTCGTGTGTCAAg ACATTGATGAGTGCAGACTAGGAACACACAGTTGTGTCGTGAATGCTATATGCATCAACCTACCTGGCAGCTACAGCTGTGTATGCAGACAAGGCTTCACTGGAAACGGCTTCGTCTTGTGTCAAG ATATAAATGAGTGTCTAAGTGGATCAACCAATTTTTGTGATTCGAATGCAATCTGTACCAACACCATTGGTAGCTACAGATGTAACTGCAGACCTGGCTACACAGGAAATGGATTCACTTGTATCG ATATTAATGAATGTAGTAGAGGATTACACAACTGTGATGTGAACGCATTCTGTACAAATCTTCCCGGAAGCTTTGAGTGCAATTGTAGGCCTGGGTTTGAAGGGGATGGAGTCGAATGCACACCCCTACCCACAATCTCAATACCAG TTATACCAAATGAGTGCCTCGATGGGACTCACGACTGTGACATCAACGCCATCTGCACGGAcaccatgagtgggttcacaTGCACTTGCAGAACAGGCTACATTGGAGATGGAAGAGTTTGTGTATTACCTA TAACTATTGGCAACCCAATCTGTATGGAGGACCTCCCTAGTGATGATGACGATGAAGACAGCAGtagcagcagcagcagtagcagtagcagcagtagcagcagcagtagcagcagcagtagcagcagtagcagcagcagcagcagcagcagtagcagtagCAGTGGGACAACCGGGACAACCGGGAGTAGAACAAAGAGGAGTCATTCAAGCTCACGTAGAACCAAAACCAGATCTCGAACTGGAACAGGAACGAGTAACACTATGGCTGGAGCTGAAGATCAACCTCGACAATGTACACCCATTG tgacACCCCCACCTGTTGTATGTGACAATGGTAGCGAGGGAACATCTCGAAGTAGGTCTCACAGTAGTCGCAGAACAAGCAAGAGACGAGGCCGAAGAAGCAGCAGGTCTCGATCACAAGCAGCTCAGTGTG ACAATGGTGGTGCTGATGATTCAAGCACTGGAACGTCAAGATCTAGAAGTACGAAAACGGGAACTAAGACGACCAAGGGAAGGGGTTGA